One window of Candidatus Bathyarchaeota archaeon genomic DNA carries:
- a CDS encoding flavodoxin domain-containing protein has product MSKVIIVYESKYGNTKLVAKTIIEGMREVEGTEVVLSKLKEVDLEKIPDYNAILIGSPNHWGGPTRGIKKFIDKLGKLSLKGTMFAVFDTHISKEILKKL; this is encoded by the coding sequence TTGTCTAAAGTCATCATTGTTTATGAGTCGAAGTATGGTAACACTAAACTTGTGGCGAAAACAATCATAGAAGGAATGAGAGAAGTTGAAGGAACAGAAGTTGTCCTCAGTAAACTCAAAGAAGTTGATCTTGAGAAAATCCCTGATTATAATGCGATTTTGATTGGATCTCCGAATCATTGGGGCGGACCAACCAGAGGCATCAAAAAGTTCATCGACAAACTCGGCAAGCTTTCTTTAAAGGGAACGATGTTTGCTGTTTTTGACACACACATATCAAAGGAGATTTTGAAAAAGCTGTGA
- a CDS encoding isoprenylcysteine carboxylmethyltransferase family protein, which produces MCIWFLISILGAIATIPLHFLSVEHLKLQERYGKGKGTKIGEIYGLISGWGFFFFWMGIWGSPQHRFTIPILQNLSVLLPVVNFPIPLLHLTICISFLIAGAWLAINGVKETTLKAAETHRTEKIVTRGSYSIVRHPQYLGGLLAHVGISFLLSAWYSLLSTPLMIVLVFLISRKEEEELIKEFGKEYEDYKKKVPMLIPRLRSQ; this is translated from the coding sequence ATGTGTATATGGTTTCTCATTTCCATATTAGGCGCGATTGCAACAATACCACTTCATTTTTTGTCGGTTGAGCATCTAAAACTTCAAGAAAGATATGGAAAGGGGAAAGGAACTAAAATTGGTGAGATTTATGGGCTCATTTCAGGATGGGGTTTCTTTTTCTTTTGGATGGGAATCTGGGGTTCACCTCAGCACAGATTTACTATTCCAATTCTTCAGAATTTATCAGTCCTACTTCCAGTTGTCAATTTCCCAATTCCTCTGCTCCACCTGACAATCTGCATATCATTCCTTATAGCCGGTGCTTGGCTTGCAATCAACGGCGTAAAAGAGACAACCCTAAAGGCAGCAGAAACGCATAGAACAGAGAAAATTGTCACCAGAGGGAGCTATTCTATTGTTAGACATCCACAATACCTTGGCGGATTACTTGCACATGTGGGAATCTCGTTTCTATTATCCGCATGGTATTCTTTACTCTCTACCCCCTTGATGATTGTGCTTGTTTTCCTCATATCAAGGAAGGAAGAGGAAGAGCTGATTAAAGAATTTGGCAAAGAATATGAAGATTATAAGAAAAAGGTGCCAATGTTAATACCAAGATTAAGAAGTCAATAA